The Desulfuromonas versatilis genome has a segment encoding these proteins:
- a CDS encoding RDD family protein: protein MTITCPHCGFSKEIAPETVPERSVKVTCPKCRQAFTFEGRPQPAQQPAASAEPEQGAGPIRPEEDAAAPGPRRTCPACGLEQPEGESCLGCGVVFARWEQRRQQLGSEAAAPPGAEPHLEPAPEMLPKAGFWIRVGAALIDSILVGVLQFTLTLLFNLLIRNAGNGTSEFQVAMATIVSLFTIAVSVGYYVFFTGYCGQTPGKMAVRIKVIRTDGSALSYGRAFFREVPGKFISGILLGIGYLMVAFDAQKQGLHDRMADTYVIKL from the coding sequence ATGACCATCACCTGCCCGCACTGCGGATTTTCCAAAGAGATCGCCCCGGAGACCGTCCCCGAGCGGTCGGTCAAGGTGACCTGCCCCAAGTGCCGGCAGGCCTTCACCTTCGAGGGGCGCCCCCAGCCGGCGCAGCAACCTGCCGCATCGGCCGAGCCGGAACAAGGGGCCGGCCCGATCCGCCCCGAGGAGGACGCGGCCGCCCCCGGTCCGCGGCGCACCTGCCCGGCCTGCGGCCTGGAGCAGCCCGAGGGCGAGAGCTGCCTGGGCTGCGGGGTGGTCTTCGCCCGCTGGGAGCAGCGCCGGCAGCAGCTCGGCAGCGAGGCCGCCGCACCGCCGGGCGCCGAGCCCCACCTGGAACCCGCGCCGGAAATGCTGCCCAAGGCCGGCTTCTGGATCCGCGTCGGCGCCGCCCTGATCGACTCGATCCTGGTCGGGGTTCTGCAGTTCACGCTGACGCTGCTGTTCAACCTACTGATCCGCAACGCCGGCAACGGCACCTCCGAGTTCCAGGTGGCGATGGCGACCATCGTTTCGCTCTTCACCATCGCGGTGAGTGTCGGCTATTATGTGTTTTTCACCGGCTACTGTGGGCAGACGCCGGGCAAGATGGCGGTGCGCATCAAGGTGATCCGCACCGACGGCAGCGCCCTCAGCTACGGCCGGGCCTTTTTCCGCGAGGTGCCCGGCAAGTTCATCTCGGGGATCCTGCTCGGCATCGGCTACCTGATGGTCGCCTTCGACGCCCAGAAGCAGGGACTGCACGACCGCATGGCCGACACCTATGTGATAAAGCTGTAA